A segment of the Synechococcus sp. MEDNS5 genome:
CACCGAAGCCGTACTGACGGGACGCGTCACAGAGGCTCAGCAGGTCGTCCTCAAGCAGCAGGGGGTTGAGGAGAGCTTGATGAATCAAGGGGGGCAGGTCCGGAAGGTCCTGCCGGCGCGCTGGCGCGGTCATCACAAGGGACAGGCAAAGCAGTCAATGGGTCGTTGTTCAGCCGCGCGCCTCGATCACGCCATAACCACCGTGGTTCCGGCGGTAGATCACCTGCAGCTCGCCGCTGCCGCTGTCGCGGAACACATAAAAGTCGTGATCGATCAGATCGAGCTGCTGCCTGGCCTGTTCCAGGGTCATCGGTGGCATAGCGAAATATTTGCGGCGCACCCCTGGGCTGGGCAATTGCACCTCCTTGCCGTCGAGGAGGGACTCGACGACGGCTTCGTTGTCGAGCACCGCTTCCGTTGTGGGGGTTTCGCTGGCCTTGTGGCCGTGGCTGTGGTGATGGTCGCTGTGGCGATCTTTGTAACGCCTCAGCTGGCGAGCGAGTTTGCTGG
Coding sequences within it:
- the hpf gene encoding ribosome hibernation-promoting factor, HPF/YfiA family — translated: MKLLIHGRNLDVTPALRDYTETKLDRAIHNFGDLVKEADVHLSVARNPRVPQQTAEVTVFANGTVIRAQERSENLYASIDLVASKLARQLRRYKDRHSDHHHSHGHKASETPTTEAVLDNEAVVESLLDGKEVQLPSPGVRRKYFAMPPMTLEQARQQLDLIDHDFYVFRDSGSGELQVIYRRNHGGYGVIEARG